Proteins encoded within one genomic window of Humulus lupulus chromosome 1, drHumLupu1.1, whole genome shotgun sequence:
- the LOC133791240 gene encoding protein LONGIFOLIA 1 has product MTTGMVQDQHLEKQMGCMAGFLQIFDRNQILAGKRLYSTKRLPPSVSVDSSSESEKTIGSPVVPRELEKHKNTRSTPSPDRSKPTTVVTELPSPAPENSPPFKENPPKSPLPLPAFEFKEGTRTAWKFSREAPRLSLDSRATVDAKGSLYPREIKTNASILNANRSTNHNNGEDDDSDKNRRSPSVIARLMGLEPLQHSVAEPVKKAELRRSASESRVSKDLYQHRFVDGNAFQVKQSQQATFSVSSNVIRDNGGNEDRSCNVRPGDPKTYVKYHEATKAHHQHKGIGQRKSYFDSADFFPEPKQTASLYYGEIEKRLRMRGIDEPAKDLETLKQILEALQLKGLLHPKKPSNHIDYRNFVYDQSFSNESPIVVMKPARSQSPTSRSSRFGGNESPPPSSFRSRPGMRRSLNYTGDSLSSPRREQRGEMEQSTRNRSPNRSHGPSSRNEKSPSRRRPLSIDTQRKGNDITEQRRVSPVQSPRLNSRRIGSDQQNPNRSPRNRKPTVEIQRKEDESSTTMSESSISTSTYTERAKMEEYKEGRTLLERCDKLLHSIAEITTSTAELQPSPVSVLDSSFYKDESSTSPIMKRSIDFKDQPLELEEDIWGSAISWPFDSKFNDGEAEDCDLVYISEVLRVSNFIQEDSDVFLLLEKNLYRNTSKISRLQRRLIFDTISEIMNRNRQLPPWKIVTPVNSPSGQASLRDIWSEFRKIRERQESEDLFEVICGVLKKDLAGDTVHGWGDSPIEVSEAVLDIERLIFKDLIGETIRDLASFSASSYYQSSSLCRKLVF; this is encoded by the exons aTGACGACGGGGATGGTTCAAGATCAACATCTGGAGAAGCAGATGGGTTGCATGGCTGGGTTCCTTCAGATCTTCGACCGTAACCAGATTCTTGCTGGGAAGAGACTTTACTCCACCAAACGCCTCCCTCCTTCTGTG TCCGTGGATTCATCGTCGGAATCTGAGAAGACGATTGGATCCCCGGTGGTGCCGAGAGAATTGGAAAAACATAAGAATACCAGATCAACGCCATCGCCGGACCGGTCGAAGCCTACTACTGTGGTTACGGAGCTTCCGTCCCCGGCACCGGAGAACAGTCCTCCGTTTAAAGAAAATCCACCTAAgtctcctcttcctcttccagcATTCGAATTCAAGGAAGGTACTAGAACGGCATGGAAGTTCTCCAGAGAAGCTCCAAGGCTTTCTTTGGATAGCAGAGCTACGGTTGACGCGAAGGGAAGCCTCTACCCGAGGGAGATCAAAACAAACGCTTCGATTTTGAACGCTAACCGAAGCACAAATCATAATAATGGAGAAGACGACGACAGTGATAAGAATCGCCGATCACCAAGCGTCATAGCTCGATTGATGGGACTCGAACCCTTGCAACATTCAGTAGCCGAACCGGTCAAGAAAGCTGAACTGCGAAGATCTGCGTCGGAGTCTCGAGTGTCCAAAGATCTGTATCAGCATCGCTTTGTCGACGGGAACGCTTTTCAGGTAAAGCAGTCACAACAAGCTACTTTCAGCGTTTCCAGCAACGTAATCAGAGATAATGGCGGAAACGAAGATCGAAGTTGCAATGTGAGACCAGGGGATCCAAAAACTTATGTGAAATATCACGAGGCAACGAAAGCTCATCATCAGCATAAAGGTATTGGACAGAGGAAAAGCTATTTTGACTCGGCAGATTTCTTTCCTGAGCCTAAACAAACAGCGTCTCTTTATTATGGCGAGATCGAGAAGAGGTTAAGAATGAGAGGAATCGATGAACCAGCTAAGGATTTGGAAACTCTGAAGCAAATCCTCGAAGCTCTGCAACTCAAAGGTCTGCTTCATCCCAAGAAGCCTTCGAACCATATCGATTACAGAAACTTTGTCTACGATCAGAGTTTCTCAAACGAATCTCCTATTGTTGTTATGAAGCCAGCGAGATCACAATCTCCGACGAGTCGCTCATCAAGATTTGGGGGAAACGAGTCGCCACCGCCGTCAAGTTTTCGTTCAAGACCGGGTATGCGCCGGAGTCTCAATTACACCGGCGATTCGTTGTCAAGTCCGAGACGTGAGCAACGGGGAGAAATGGAACAGAGCACCCGGAATCGCAGCCCAAATAGAAGTCATGGCCCATCTTCTCGGAATGAGAAGAGCCCAAGTAGAAGAAGACCGTTGAGCATTGATACACAAAGGAAAGGAAACGATATTACGGAGCAAAGAAGAGTGTCTCCGGTTCAATCTCCAAGGCTTAATTCAAGGAGAATCGGGTCGGATCAACAGAACCCGAATCGGTCACCGAGGAATcgtaaaccaacggtggagatccaACGAAAGGAGGACGAATCGTCCACCACCATGTCAGAGAGTAGCATTAGCACTTCCACCTATACAGAG AGAGCGAAAATGGAGGAATACAAAGAAGGGAGGACTTTGTTGGAGAGGTGTGATAAGCTGCTTCACAGCATAGCTGAAATCACTACATCCACAGCCGAGTTACAACCGAGTCCAGTGTCGGTTCTTGACTCGTCGTTTTACAAGGACGAATCGTCCACTTCCCCTATCATGAAACGAAGCATTGATTTCAAAG ATCAACCATTAGAGCTAGAAGAGGATATTTGGGGATCGGCGATCTCATGGCCCTTCGATTCCAAGTTCAATGACGGTGAAGCTGAGGACTGTGATCTGGTCTACATTTCAGAGGTTCTACGAGTTTCGAATTTCATACAGGAAGACTCAGATGTTTTCCTATTGCTGGAGAAGAATCTTTATCGAAATACCTCGAAAATCTCCAGACTCCAACGACGGCTGATCTTCGACACCATAAGCGAGATTATGAACCGAAATCGGCAGTTGCCTCCGTGGAAGATCGTAACTCCTGTGAATTCTCCGTCGGGCCAAGCGTCGCTGAGGGACATTTGGTCTGAATTTAGGAAAATCCGAGAGAGACAGGAGTCGGAGGATTTGTTCGAGGTGATCTGTGGAGTTTTGAAGAAGGATTTGGCGGGAGACACCGTTCATGGATGGGGCGATTCCCCGATTGAAGTCTCCGAAGCCGTTTTGGACATCGAACGGCTGATATTCAAGGATCTAATCGGTGAAACTATCAGAGATCTAGCTTCATTTTCTGCCTCGAGTTATTATCAATCCTCGTCGTTGTGTAGGAAGTTGGTGTTTTGA